One segment of Deinococcus yavapaiensis KR-236 DNA contains the following:
- a CDS encoding glucosamine-6-phosphate deaminase: MSRPNVVVVKDALEAARVAADIIARIVRDKPTAALLVATGNTPLPAYAELARRAENGEVDFSRVLAVQLDEYVGLEEDDPRSLWRWTRRSFVDPLGVTRTLRLVDVTTFDDDIAKVGGLDLAVLGLGPNGHLGFNEPPCDEHAKTREVDLTPESLVSNARYFDLPVPTRARTAGMTTILSAREKLLIVTGAHKRRILARTLDEVSSRDVPASWLRGEDTTVVADEEARPRD, encoded by the coding sequence GTGAGCAGGCCGAACGTCGTGGTGGTGAAGGACGCGCTCGAAGCGGCGCGGGTCGCCGCCGACATCATCGCGCGGATCGTTCGAGACAAGCCGACGGCGGCCTTGCTGGTCGCCACGGGCAACACGCCCCTTCCGGCGTACGCGGAACTCGCGCGGCGGGCGGAGAACGGCGAGGTGGACTTCTCGCGGGTCCTCGCCGTGCAACTCGACGAGTACGTCGGCTTGGAGGAGGACGATCCGCGATCTTTGTGGAGGTGGACACGGCGTTCGTTCGTCGACCCGCTCGGTGTGACGCGCACCTTGCGCCTCGTCGACGTGACGACCTTCGACGACGACATCGCCAAGGTCGGGGGGCTGGACCTCGCCGTTCTCGGGCTCGGCCCGAACGGCCACCTGGGCTTCAACGAGCCGCCGTGCGACGAGCACGCCAAGACGCGTGAAGTGGACCTCACGCCCGAAAGCCTCGTCAGCAACGCTCGGTACTTCGATCTGCCCGTGCCGACCCGCGCGCGAACGGCGGGCATGACGACGATCCTCTCGGCGCGCGAGAAGTTGCTGATCGTGACGGGCGCGCACAAACGCCGCATCCTGGCTCGCACGCTCGACGAGGTGTCGTCGCGTGACGTTCCGGCGTCGTGGCTGCGAGGAGAGGACACCACCGTCGTGGCGGACGAGGAGGCGAGGCCACGTGACTGA
- a CDS encoding N-acetylglucosamine kinase encodes MTEARDVVVGVDAGSTKTIALVVSREGRVVGAARGGRSNLYLSREEASAAVEAAVTNALGEARRTDRDLAAIALSATGADWPEDFTVLRAHLAARWPDARHVVVNDAVGALEATGARGPAVMVACGTGAGTAARGLDGTVWHSSFWQEPQGAEELGRLALKAVYRAALGVDAPTRLTNRVLSTFDLPSVEALLHAFTRREQSLSPRVGHLARILLDVAAEGDETAWRLVDRHGEALARYAAASARQVGLADGFALFMAGGVMRHPSRLLSDRLEEHARRLAPNITAHLSPHEPVMGAVRLALRAVGADEDACERRTPSLPEHLYLT; translated from the coding sequence GTGACTGAAGCCAGAGACGTCGTGGTAGGCGTCGACGCGGGCAGCACGAAGACGATCGCGCTCGTCGTGTCGCGCGAGGGACGAGTCGTCGGGGCGGCTCGGGGGGGTCGATCGAACCTCTACCTTTCACGTGAGGAAGCCTCGGCAGCTGTCGAGGCGGCGGTGACGAACGCGCTTGGCGAAGCGCGCCGGACGGACCGCGACCTCGCGGCGATCGCCCTGAGCGCGACCGGAGCCGACTGGCCAGAGGACTTCACCGTTCTACGCGCCCACCTCGCCGCCCGCTGGCCGGACGCTCGGCACGTCGTCGTGAACGACGCGGTCGGCGCCCTCGAAGCGACCGGGGCGCGCGGTCCGGCCGTGATGGTCGCGTGCGGAACCGGCGCGGGCACCGCCGCTCGCGGCCTCGACGGCACGGTGTGGCACTCGAGCTTTTGGCAGGAGCCGCAAGGAGCCGAGGAACTCGGGCGCCTCGCCTTGAAGGCGGTGTACCGTGCCGCGTTGGGCGTCGACGCGCCGACCCGTCTCACGAACCGCGTGCTGAGCACGTTCGACTTGCCGTCCGTAGAGGCGCTGTTGCACGCGTTCACGCGCCGAGAGCAGTCGTTGTCGCCTCGCGTCGGCCACCTCGCCCGAATCCTGCTCGACGTCGCCGCCGAAGGAGACGAGACCGCTTGGCGCCTCGTGGACCGTCACGGCGAGGCCCTCGCTCGGTACGCGGCGGCGAGCGCTCGGCAAGTCGGCCTCGCGGACGGCTTCGCGTTGTTCATGGCGGGCGGCGTGATGCGTCATCCCTCGCGGCTGCTGTCCGATCGACTCGAAGAGCACGCTCGCCGACTCGCGCCGAACATCACCGCGCACCTCTCGCCGCACGAACCCGTCATGGGGGCCGTACGCCTCGCACTTCGCGCGGTCGGGGCGGACGAGGACGCTTGCGAACGGCGAACGCCGTCGTTGCCCGAGCATCTCTACCTCACGTGA